In Lujinxingia sediminis, a single genomic region encodes these proteins:
- the mraZ gene encoding division/cell wall cluster transcriptional repressor MraZ yields MFRGQYEHTMDGKGRISVPARYREVLAANDPTGDHADRLILTRTFEQCLVVYPMDKWLAFEEKVRALPQFNPSVQQLKRVYIAGAVECSIDSHGRLLVPQAMRDFAQLDRECVWVGQLDTVELWSRAKWDGAVEDALEDPQALSAAMSELGL; encoded by the coding sequence ATGTTTCGAGGTCAGTACGAACACACGATGGATGGGAAGGGGCGTATCAGCGTCCCGGCTCGCTATCGTGAGGTGCTGGCCGCGAATGATCCGACCGGCGACCATGCCGACCGCCTCATCTTGACGCGCACCTTCGAGCAATGCCTGGTGGTCTATCCCATGGACAAGTGGTTGGCCTTTGAGGAGAAGGTTCGCGCGCTCCCTCAGTTCAACCCCAGCGTCCAGCAACTCAAGCGGGTCTATATCGCCGGTGCGGTCGAGTGCTCGATTGATAGCCACGGTCGGCTGTTGGTGCCCCAGGCGATGCGAGATTTCGCGCAGCTCGACCGTGAGTGTGTCTGGGTGGGCCAACTCGACACCGTCGAGCTCTGGTCGCGGGCCAAGTGGGACGGCGCTGTTGAAGACGCGCTGGAAGACCCGCAGGCGCTCTCCGCGGCGATGTCGGAGCTCGGTCTTTAA
- a CDS encoding cell division protein FtsL — protein sequence MKSPIIGALRDLVEVSKVLVLVGVPGALLLFHVWQEYQITQTGYAIAEVTEEHRELLEEHKRLTVEASMHGRADLVAQTAREQFGLEPARPEQVIVIDLEAGDRQEHAALFDGSTATR from the coding sequence ATGAAGTCCCCTATCATTGGCGCGCTTCGCGATCTGGTTGAAGTCTCCAAAGTGCTGGTGCTCGTCGGGGTGCCTGGCGCGCTCTTGCTTTTTCATGTCTGGCAGGAGTACCAGATCACGCAGACCGGCTATGCGATCGCTGAGGTTACTGAGGAGCACCGCGAGCTGCTCGAAGAGCATAAGCGGCTGACCGTCGAAGCCAGCATGCATGGTCGCGCCGACCTGGTTGCGCAGACCGCGCGCGAACAGTTTGGGCTGGAGCCGGCGCGCCCCGAACAGGTCATTGTCATTGACCTCGAAGCTGGAGATCGTCAGGAGCACGCCGCGCTCTTCGATGGGAGCACCGCGACCCGCTGA
- the rsmH gene encoding 16S rRNA (cytosine(1402)-N(4))-methyltransferase RsmH: MSSNLYASDYHAPIMVEEVLHWLNVKPGGFYVDGTAGGGGHSAAILDRSAPDGRLVAIDRDPEALSTVRARLAELAGSRLTLVNANYSQAAEILAERGELADGWLVDAGVSSHQLDEPSRGFSFQQPGPLDMRMGPDVPTLAEYLESTSREELARVIKVYGEVRGSWGVAGAILGAFSRGELKSTTDLADLVASKQRGGSRKIHPATLVFQALRIAVNRELEHLEAAVRQIPNVVKPGGRAVFMSFHSLEDRIVKHTFRELADPCTCPRDFPQCACGKEPLVEVLTRQSVVAGDEEVQTNPRARSARLRALTVLPHTRSDV; the protein is encoded by the coding sequence GTGTCATCGAATCTTTATGCCAGTGACTACCACGCTCCGATCATGGTCGAGGAGGTGCTGCACTGGCTCAACGTCAAGCCCGGGGGCTTTTACGTCGATGGGACCGCCGGTGGTGGTGGGCACAGCGCGGCCATCCTCGATCGCAGCGCTCCCGACGGGCGCCTGGTCGCCATCGATCGCGATCCGGAGGCGCTGAGCACCGTACGCGCACGCCTGGCCGAGCTGGCCGGTTCGCGTCTCACGCTTGTCAACGCCAACTATTCTCAGGCCGCCGAGATCCTCGCCGAACGCGGAGAACTCGCCGACGGCTGGCTGGTCGACGCCGGGGTGAGTTCCCATCAGCTCGATGAGCCCTCGCGAGGCTTCAGCTTTCAGCAGCCCGGCCCCCTGGACATGCGCATGGGCCCCGATGTGCCCACCCTTGCCGAATATCTGGAGTCGACCTCTCGAGAGGAGCTCGCCCGGGTGATCAAAGTCTACGGCGAAGTGCGTGGATCCTGGGGTGTGGCCGGCGCGATTCTGGGAGCCTTCTCCCGCGGAGAGCTTAAGTCCACCACCGATCTTGCCGATCTTGTGGCCTCAAAGCAGCGCGGAGGCTCGCGCAAGATTCACCCGGCCACGCTCGTCTTTCAGGCGCTTCGCATCGCGGTCAACCGCGAGCTGGAGCATCTGGAGGCGGCTGTCCGCCAGATTCCAAACGTCGTCAAGCCCGGCGGGCGTGCGGTCTTTATGAGCTTTCATTCCCTCGAAGATCGCATCGTCAAGCACACCTTCCGAGAGCTCGCCGACCCGTGTACCTGCCCCCGCGATTTTCCGCAGTGTGCCTGCGGTAAAGAGCCTCTGGTGGAGGTGCTCACCCGTCAGTCGGTGGTCGCCGGCGACGAGGAAGTTCAAACAAACCCCCGCGCCCGGAGCGCGCGTTTGCGCGCGCTGACGGTGTTGCCCCATACACGCAGCGATGTGTGA
- a CDS encoding UDP-N-acetylmuramoyl-L-alanyl-D-glutamate--2,6-diaminopimelate ligase, whose protein sequence is MKLNEVVQALKEQGVRLRSGAAEVALSALTQDSRQVSAGTLFVAVRGEHFDGHAFVEKAIAQGAAAVLVDDDYDTSALTCPVLSAPDTRAILGHLGAAFYAHPSRALDVVGVTGTNGKTTVSYLVEAIAREAGREVGVIGTINNRWKGRVEPTVNTTPDGLALHRRLRDMADDGVDLVIMEISSHGLALGRVDGVAVDVAIFTNLTRDHLDFHKTMEAYRDAKRLLFTRVLPQRMDVQGVPGAAIINIDDVEGKTLAALLSDDPRLDVTTYGASKGAVMEHNGRAATSQLRATDVQMRIDGTSLTLASPDAELPIETSLHGEFNVSNILAAAGAAHALGIADEAIAAGLRNLSGVRGRLQRVEGPEGTPAVFVDYAHTPDALERVLTTLRPMVAGRLRVVFGAGGDRDRDKRAPMGRIASELADHVIITSDNPRSEEPGAIVAHILQGVLSRAGLEVEAVVDRQAAIENAVGNAAPDDVVLIAGKGHETYQEIAGVRRHFDDAALAAALLKARAPAARGRS, encoded by the coding sequence ATGAAGTTGAACGAAGTTGTACAAGCATTAAAAGAGCAGGGCGTGCGGCTGCGCAGTGGCGCGGCCGAAGTCGCTCTGAGCGCCCTGACGCAGGACTCGCGTCAGGTTTCAGCCGGTACGCTCTTTGTCGCGGTGCGCGGCGAGCATTTTGATGGTCATGCGTTTGTCGAAAAGGCCATCGCGCAAGGCGCCGCAGCGGTGCTTGTCGATGACGACTATGACACCTCGGCGCTCACCTGCCCGGTGCTAAGCGCGCCGGATACCCGCGCCATTCTTGGCCATCTGGGGGCGGCCTTCTACGCGCACCCCTCCCGCGCGTTGGACGTGGTCGGAGTAACCGGCACCAACGGCAAGACCACCGTTTCGTATCTGGTGGAAGCCATCGCGCGCGAGGCCGGCCGCGAGGTTGGTGTCATTGGCACCATCAATAACCGTTGGAAGGGCCGGGTGGAGCCCACCGTCAACACCACACCTGACGGGTTGGCGCTGCATCGACGACTCAGGGACATGGCCGATGACGGGGTCGATCTTGTGATCATGGAGATTTCCAGCCATGGCCTCGCGCTCGGACGCGTTGACGGGGTGGCCGTAGACGTGGCGATCTTTACCAACCTCACCCGCGATCATCTCGACTTTCATAAGACGATGGAGGCCTACCGCGACGCCAAGCGGCTGCTCTTTACGCGGGTGCTGCCCCAACGCATGGATGTTCAGGGTGTGCCGGGAGCGGCCATCATCAACATCGACGACGTCGAGGGAAAGACGCTCGCTGCACTTCTTTCCGATGACCCGCGTCTTGATGTGACCACCTACGGAGCGAGTAAGGGGGCAGTGATGGAACACAACGGGCGTGCCGCGACCTCCCAGCTCCGGGCAACCGACGTACAGATGCGCATCGACGGAACCTCGCTGACCCTCGCATCGCCAGACGCGGAGCTTCCCATTGAGACGTCACTTCATGGCGAGTTCAATGTCTCCAACATTCTGGCAGCCGCCGGTGCGGCGCACGCGCTGGGCATCGCCGATGAGGCGATCGCCGCAGGATTGCGCAACCTCTCCGGGGTGCGCGGGCGGCTGCAGCGCGTCGAAGGCCCCGAGGGCACCCCGGCAGTTTTTGTCGATTACGCCCACACTCCCGATGCGCTTGAGCGTGTGCTCACGACGCTTCGCCCGATGGTCGCGGGCAGGCTTCGGGTGGTTTTCGGCGCCGGTGGTGACCGCGACCGAGACAAGCGCGCCCCGATGGGGCGCATCGCCTCGGAGCTCGCGGACCACGTCATCATCACCTCCGACAATCCCCGCTCCGAAGAGCCCGGGGCGATCGTTGCGCACATTCTGCAAGGGGTGCTCTCACGGGCCGGCCTTGAGGTGGAGGCAGTGGTCGATCGCCAGGCGGCGATCGAAAACGCCGTCGGCAACGCCGCGCCTGACGACGTCGTCCTCATCGCTGGCAAGGGGCACGAAACCTATCAGGAGATCGCCGGGGTGCGCCGTCATTTCGATGACGCCGCGCTCGCTGCGGCCCTCCTGAAGGCCCGGGCGCCGGCGGCCAGGGGGAGGTCATGA
- a CDS encoding penicillin-binding transpeptidase domain-containing protein, with protein sequence MEHINEPRERFWLKARFLMVGVFFTLGFVAVAGRVYYLQTVESEALQERAAIEWNREVVKQARRGDIVDRNGAELAVSVEVPSIHANPRRIDNPDRVARQLQPHLKLSYDELVARLSRNSSFVWLERQSRPSAAEAIRSLDITGVHITREYKRYYPLREIAGQLVGFVGIDGQGLEGLERQLDRTLAGGTYEMRVTRDASGRAMLLSDAPQFGKFEGHSVRLTIDEKIQRVAEQALADQVSEFEAKGGWAVAMDVHTGDILALANTPGFDPNRFRDHTSSDWRLRSVTDTFEPGSVFKPFVLAAALQEQATSLDKVYDIEDGRMQIGRNVIRDTKRRDELTPAEIMQVSSNVGIYKVAQEIGKETLYDYIRAFGFGQRTDVGLRGEQPGLVWPADRWPEITFANVSFGQGLTTTPMQLAAGTAALANGGLLMKPRIIDAVLDRDGSIVEREEPTLVRRVVSEQVAEQVSWAMSLVTIKGGTGTRGAIPHVTVAAKTGTAQKVNPETRRYDPDMWIAGFVGYAPAESPEVAVVVFIDEPQKTHYGGVVAGPAFARITAEALRVRGIMPLPPDARFQLQEEPPEALASQAAAPAPQHVVTLPTMRVLDPTVDEVAEGQLPNFTELTLRQAIDRAREFGFVPQVTGWGRVINQDPPPGTPLEEVAALNLALAPGGRHGMLAEEPSAGGRDQQ encoded by the coding sequence ATGGAGCACATCAATGAGCCGCGAGAGCGCTTCTGGCTGAAGGCGCGCTTTTTGATGGTGGGGGTCTTCTTTACGCTGGGGTTTGTGGCGGTTGCCGGTCGAGTCTACTACCTGCAGACCGTCGAGTCGGAGGCCTTGCAGGAACGCGCGGCGATTGAATGGAACCGCGAGGTCGTCAAACAGGCGCGTCGCGGCGATATCGTCGATCGCAATGGTGCCGAGCTGGCCGTTTCCGTCGAAGTTCCCAGCATTCATGCCAATCCCCGACGCATCGACAACCCGGATCGGGTTGCTCGCCAGCTGCAACCTCACCTGAAGCTGAGTTATGACGAGCTGGTCGCGCGCTTGAGTCGAAACTCGAGCTTTGTGTGGCTGGAGCGCCAGTCGCGTCCGAGTGCTGCCGAGGCGATCCGCAGCCTGGACATCACCGGGGTTCACATCACCCGGGAGTACAAGCGCTACTACCCCTTGCGTGAGATCGCCGGGCAGCTGGTGGGCTTTGTCGGCATCGATGGCCAGGGGCTGGAGGGGCTGGAGCGGCAGCTCGACCGCACGCTTGCCGGCGGCACCTATGAGATGCGCGTGACGCGCGACGCCAGCGGGCGCGCGATGCTTTTGAGCGATGCGCCGCAGTTCGGAAAGTTTGAAGGTCACAGCGTTCGCCTGACCATCGATGAGAAGATCCAGCGCGTCGCCGAACAGGCGCTCGCCGACCAGGTTAGCGAGTTTGAGGCCAAAGGCGGCTGGGCGGTCGCCATGGATGTACACACGGGTGATATCCTGGCACTGGCCAACACCCCGGGCTTCGACCCCAACCGCTTTCGCGACCATACCAGCTCGGATTGGCGCCTGCGATCGGTGACCGATACCTTTGAGCCGGGCTCGGTCTTCAAGCCCTTCGTTCTGGCGGCCGCACTTCAGGAGCAGGCCACCTCCCTGGATAAGGTCTACGATATTGAGGACGGTCGCATGCAGATCGGCCGAAATGTCATCCGCGACACCAAGCGCCGCGATGAACTCACTCCCGCAGAGATTATGCAGGTCTCCAGTAACGTGGGCATCTACAAGGTCGCGCAGGAGATCGGTAAAGAGACGCTCTACGACTATATTCGCGCCTTTGGTTTTGGTCAGCGCACCGATGTGGGACTTCGCGGCGAACAGCCCGGGCTTGTGTGGCCGGCTGACCGCTGGCCGGAGATCACTTTTGCCAACGTCTCCTTCGGCCAGGGGTTGACCACCACTCCGATGCAACTCGCCGCGGGAACCGCCGCGCTGGCCAATGGCGGACTTCTGATGAAGCCCCGCATCATCGACGCGGTGCTCGACCGCGACGGCAGTATCGTCGAGCGCGAAGAGCCCACGCTTGTGCGCCGGGTCGTCTCCGAGCAGGTCGCCGAGCAGGTCTCCTGGGCGATGTCCCTTGTCACCATTAAGGGAGGTACCGGAACCAGGGGGGCGATTCCGCACGTGACCGTTGCTGCAAAGACGGGCACCGCGCAGAAGGTCAACCCGGAGACGCGCCGCTACGATCCGGATATGTGGATCGCAGGTTTCGTGGGTTACGCTCCGGCCGAGTCACCGGAGGTTGCCGTGGTGGTCTTTATCGATGAGCCGCAAAAGACCCACTACGGCGGCGTTGTGGCTGGACCGGCCTTTGCGCGCATTACGGCCGAGGCGCTGCGCGTGCGCGGGATCATGCCACTGCCGCCCGATGCGCGTTTCCAACTTCAAGAGGAGCCGCCCGAGGCGCTCGCCAGCCAGGCCGCAGCCCCGGCACCGCAGCATGTGGTGACCCTGCCAACGATGCGTGTCCTCGATCCGACCGTGGATGAGGTGGCCGAGGGGCAATTGCCCAACTTCACCGAGCTTACACTTCGTCAGGCGATCGATCGTGCCCGGGAGTTCGGGTTCGTGCCCCAGGTCACCGGTTGGGGGCGCGTGATCAATCAGGATCCACCACCGGGAACACCGCTGGAGGAGGTCGCGGCGCTCAACCTTGCGCTTGCGCCCGGAGGCAGGCATGGAATGCTGGCCGAGGAACCCTCGGCAGGTGGACGGGATCAGCAGTGA